One genomic window of Solanum stenotomum isolate F172 chromosome 9, ASM1918654v1, whole genome shotgun sequence includes the following:
- the LOC125876026 gene encoding AUGMIN subunit 8 codes for MDVYESEIALKKISTVEAKRAPLIQAEKNHGNTRRPRTREVSSRYRSPTPSASSGPRRCSSPNVTRIGTTASTLSLPKRAISAERKRPTTPSSPTSPSPSTPVHDTSAEELLSRKMAGNRLPESLWPSTMRSLSVSFQSDSFSLPVSKREKPAPHALCDRTLRPSSNVVQRQETPPGSRKATPERRRSPLKGKNSSDQAENSRPVDSLNARLVDQHRWPSRTNKKVPSGIMNRSIDLSDNNSKIAPNTRPVTPTLRRLSLDGYSRPLQKSASELLSLISVDDNSLSMQKSRPSTSLDRTVSTNPVARSLTVSAPGSRLPSPNKASVLSSSASRGVGPSRTKSVPSTPSRGPSPSRIRPSSPSRQQPKTATSVLSFIADIKKGKKAANHIEDVHQLRLLYNRHLQWRYANARSDAALHTQKAKTEKTLYNVWRNTSDLWTSVIKKRIALQQVKLRLKLFAVLNEQLTYLDEWASIEGDHTSSLSHAIQDLQACTLRLPITGRAKGDIESVKEAVCSAVDVMQAMGSSMRFILSRVEGMNSLVSELADVAAQERAMLDECEALLASTAAMQVEEYSIRSHLIQLKQARRSDEQLILGN; via the exons ATGGATGTGTATGAATCAGAGATAGCATTAAAGAAGATTTCAACAGTGGAGGCAAAAAGAGCTCCATTGATTCAGGCTGAGAAGAACCATGGAAATACTCGCAGGCCAAGAACAAGAGAAGTTAGTTCTAGGTACAGGTCACCTACTCCATCAGCTTCCTCTGGCCCTAGACGTTGTTCTTCTCCAAATGTCACAAGAATTGGAACTACTGCATCAACACTTTCGTTACCTAAGAGAGCTATATCGGCTGAAAGGAAACGACCAACGACTCCTTCATCACCTACCAGTCCATCACCATCGACACCTGTACATGATACATCTGCAGAAGAATTGTTGTCCAGAAAGATGGCAGGCAATAGGTTGCCAGAATCTTTATGGCCCTCAACAATGAGGAGTCTGAGTGTTTCTTTTCAGTCTGATTCGTTTTCTTTACCTGTTAGTAAGAGAGAAAAACCTGCTCCTCATGCTCTATGTGATCGTACTTTGAGACCATCATCAAATGTAGTGCAGAGACAGGAAACACCTCCAGGTTCTCGAAAGGCCACACCTGAGAGAAGGAGGAGTCCATTGAAGGGAAAGAATTCTTCTGATCAAGCAGAGAATTCTAGACCAGttgatagtttaaatgctaGATTAGTCGATCAGCATCGATGGCCAAGTAGAACGAATAAGAAGGTACCTTCTGGTATTATGAACAGAAGTATTGATCTGAGTGATAATAATAGCAAAATTGCACCAAATACTCGTCCAGTCACGCCTACCTTGAGGAGATTATCATTGGATGGTTACAGCAGACCATTGCAAAAATCTGCCAGTGAATTGCTGTCATTAATATCAGTAGATGATAATTCACTTTCAATGCAGAAGTCCAGACCTTCGACTTCATTGGATAGAACAGTATCGACGAATCCAGTAGCTAGATCTCTGACTGTATCAGCTCCTGGATCACGTCTTCCTTCACCAAATAAAGCATCTGTTCTATCATCCTCTGCATCTAGAGGAGTCGGTCCATCTCGAACAAAATCAGTCCCAAGTACGCCATCTAGAGGGCCAAGTCCATCTCGGATAAGGCCATCTAGTCCATCTAGGCAACAACCCAAAACTGCTACTTCTGTCCTCAGCTTTATTGCAGATATCAAAAAGGGGAAGAAGGCAGCTAACCACATAGAAGATGTTCATCAGCTGAGGCTATTGTATAATAGACATCTCCAATGGCGGTATGCTAATGCCAGGTCAGATGCAGCATTGCACACGCAGAAAGCTAAAACTGAG AAAACATTGTACAATGTCTGGAGAAATACCTCAGACCTATGGACTTCTGTTATTAAAAAGAGAATTGCGCTACAACAGGTTAAGCTGAGGTTGAAGCTTTTTGCTGTTCTGAATGAACAG CTTACCTACCTTGATGAGTGGGCTTCAATTGAAGGGGATCATACCAGTTCATTATCCCATGCTATACAAGACCTACAAGCATGCACTCTCCGTCTTCCAATAACTGGACGAGCTAAG GGTGACATTGAAAGTGTTAAGGAAGCTGTTTGCTCAGCTGTTGATGTAATGCAGGCAATGGGATCTTCCATGCGTTTTATATTGTCTAGG GTGGAAGGGATGAACAGCCTGGTTTCTGAACTTGCTGATGTGGCAGCTCAAGAGCGAGCCATGCTGGATGAATGTGAAGCCTTGTTGGCTTCAACAGCAGCTATGCAG GTAGAAGAATATAGCATTAGGTCTCATCTAATACAGTTGAAACAAGCTCGGAGAAGTGATGAGCAGCTCATACTTGGAAATTAG